Proteins encoded in a region of the Pelmatolapia mariae isolate MD_Pm_ZW linkage group LG16_19, Pm_UMD_F_2, whole genome shotgun sequence genome:
- the LOC134644427 gene encoding interferon alpha/beta receptor 1b-like, with product MSAAPRHSLALLHGLLLLFFFCGGADGSEVPPPQNVITKTLNTNYTLSWDWAPGAAGTHAVTFTTQYVPRYQLKFKKKKTNWITACNQTSHRSCDITRFNLHYLGIFVLRVRATVDGQHSEWAQKEFCPDKEAALGPPSNVTLAPAGSDLDVVLTDPLTSNNTSMREHVPNLYYHVQYWERQADGQASPHKQLRINTTMVTLPGLKAWTWYCVRVQSRYDFYSKTSDFTVPHCMQTEGSIPWWNIFLYFLGSLLFFFLIVLGTIYALFRCCKTMKDVLNPSDQMPSHLKKYLCSSPGSDIPRLLTPDSESELLCEGVTICPTPAVLEIHIPPAEELAAPPSGLEPNSSVRHSRQDSSSSGDSGVYSSGGGSSGSSALKQLSAVHHNHVGSDDSFKGLLDPERLNLREMTAHLKSQPEVADEGIVDVCV from the exons ATGTCCGCTGCCCCCCGCCACAGCCTCGCTCTTCTTCacggcctcctcctcctcttcttcttctgtg GTGGAGCCGATGGATCCGAGGTGCCGCCTCCTCAGAACGTCATCACGAAGACCTTGAACACCAACTACACGCTGAGCTGGGACTGGGCGCCGGGCGCTGCAGGGACCCACGCCGTCACCTTCACCACGCAATATGTGCC GAGGTACCAGCTGAAgtttaagaagaaaaagacaaactggATCACGGCGTGCAACCAGACGTCACACCGGTCATGTGACATCACACGGTTCAACCTGCACTACCTGGGCATCTTCGTGCTCCGGGTGCGAGCCACTGTGGACGGGCAGCATTCGGAGTGGGCGCAGAAGGAGTTCTGCCCCGATAAGGAGG CGGCTCTGGGGCCTCCCAGCAACGTGACGCTCGCTCCTGCTGGAAGCGACCTGGACGTGGTCCTCACCGACCCGCTGACCAGCAACAACACCTCCATGAGGGAGCACGTCCCCAACCTGTACTACCATGTCCAGTACTGGGAGCGCCAGGCTGATGGGCAG GCCTCGCCTCATAAGCAGCTGAGGATCAACACCACCATGGTGACGCTGCCGGGCTTGAAGGCGTGGACCTGGTACTGTGTGAGGGTGCAGTCTCGCTACGACTTCTACTCAAAGACCAGCGACTTCACGGTGCCGCACTGCATGCAGACCGAAG GTTCGATCCCCTGGTGGAACATCTTCCTGTACTTCCTGGGCTCGCTGCTGTTCTTCTTCCTGATCGTGCTGGGAACCATTTACGCTTTATTCAGGTGCTGCAAGACCATGAAGGATGTTCTGAACCCGTCCGACCAGATGCCCTCCCACCTGAAGAAG TACCTCTGCAGCTCTCCGGGCTCCGACATCCCTCGCCTCCTCACCCCGGACTCTGAGTCTGAGCTGCTGTGTGAAGGCGTGACCATCTGTCCAACGCCCGCCGTCCTGGAAATCCACATCCCTCCTGCCGAGGAGCTGGCGGCGCCCCCCTCGGGCCTGGAGCCGAACAGCAG CGTCAGGCACAGCCGGcaggacagcagcagcagcggcgaCTCCGGCGTCTACTCCTCTGGCGGCGGCTCATCCGGAAGCTCCGCCCTGAAGCAGCTCAGTGCCGTTCACCACAACCACGTGGGGAGCGATGACAGCTTTAAGGGTTTGTTGGACCCTGAGCGGCTGAACCTGCGGGAGATGACGGCCCACCTCAAGAGCCAGCCCGAGGTCGCAGACGAGGGCATCGTGGACGTGTGCGTCTGA